One Paraburkholderia caballeronis genomic window, CCCCGGCATCGCCGCCGATCCGGTCGACAAGCCGTTCGACCAGTTGCAGCCGCCCGCGCTGACGATCGAGCAACTGGGCGACGACAGCCAGGCCGGCAAACTGCTGCGCGAGGCGGGGCTGCTGTAATGAGCGCGAACGCGGGCCGGCAGGGTGCGAGCGCCGTGGCCGCCGGGCCGGCCGGCGCAAACACGCGGCGCGTGCGCGCGGTCCGGCCGCGCCGCGCGCCGCGCGCGCTGCTCGCGGCAGCCGCGCTCGGCCCGGCGCTCGTGCTGCTGCCGGTCGCGCTGACGTTCTGGCGCGCGCTCAGCTTCGGCGCCGCCGACGCGGTGGAACTGCTGTGGCGTCCGCTCGTCGGCGAGCTGCTCGTCAACACGCTGGCGATCACCGTGGCCGGCACGATCTCAAGCGCGATCGTCGGCACGGCGCTCGCGTGGTTCGTCGAGCGCACCGATCTGCCCGGTCGCCGGGGGTGGGCGCTGCTCGCGGCCGCGCCGCTCGCGATGCCCGCCTTCGTGACGAGCTATGCGTGGGTGTCGTTGAGCCTCGACCTGCAGGACTTCGCGGGCGCGCTGCTCGTGATTACCACCGCGTATTTCCCGCTCGTCTATCTGCCGGTTGCCGCCGCGCTGCGCGGACTCGACCCGTCGCTCGAAGAATGCGCGCGCGTGCTGGGTTGCAGCCGCTGGACGACTTTCACGCGGGTCGTGCTGCCGCAGTTGCGGCCCGCGCTCTTCGGTTCGATGCTGCTCGTCGCGCTCGGCGTGATGTCGGAGTTCGGCGCGTTCGCGCTGCTGCGCTTTCGCACGTTCACGACCGAGATCTACGCCGAGTACCGGACCAGCTTCGACGGCGGCGGCGCGTCGCTGCTCGCGAGCGTGCTGATCGTGCTGTGTCTCGCGTGCGTCGTCGTCGAGTTCCGGGTGCGAGGCTCGGCGCGCTATGCGCGCATCGACCGGGGCGTGCGCCGCGCGCCGCTACGGCACGCGCTCGGGCGCTGGCGCTGGCCGGCGGCGGCCGGCTTCGCCGCGCTGAATGTCGTGACGCTCGGCGTGCCGCTCGCGATGATCGGCTACTGGCTCACGCAGCCGGGCGCGGCGGCGGTCACGGTCGCCGACGTGTCGCCCGCACTGCTGCTGTCGACCACCTTTGCGTCGCTGTGGCTCGGGCTGCTCGCCGCCTGCGTCACGACGCTGCTCGCGCTGCCGCTCGCGTATCTGCTGACCCACTATCCCGGCAGGCTCGCCACGTTCGCCGAGCGCACCGCCTTTCTCTCGCAGGGCGTGCCGGGACTCGTGATCGGACTGGCGATCGTGTCGCTTGCGGTGCGTGCGCTGCAGCCGCTGTATCAGGGCACGACGCTGCTGATCGCTGCGTACGCCATCCTGTTTCTGCCGCTTGCGCTCGTCAGCGTGCGCGCCGCGCTGCTGCAGTCCCAGCAACGACTCGAAGACACGGCGCGCTCGCTCGGCCTGAGCCGGCTCGCTACGTTGCGGCGCGTGGTGATGCCGCTCGCGAGCCCCGGCCTCGGTGCGGCAGCGGCGATGGTGTTCATCTCGGTCGTCACCGAGCTGAATGCGACGCTGCTGCTCGTGCCGATCGGCACCCGCACGCTGGCGATGCAGGTCTGGGCCGATACCACGACGCTCGCGTTCGCCGCGGCGGCGCCGTACGCGGCGTTGCTGACGGGCCTGTCGCTGGCCGGCTCGGGTCTCCTGTTCGCGTTCGCGGGGCGCTCCGCGCTCGCGCGCGGCGTGTCGCGCGGCCCGGGACCGGGCTGACCTGCGGCTGGACGCAGCCGCGCGCCGCGTTCGGCTCACTGCCTATCGACTGTGGATTTCATGAGCGCATTTCAGATCACCGGCCTGCACAAGTCGTTCGACGGCCACGCAGTGCTGGAGGACATCGATCTCGCGGTGAAAGCCGGCACGCTGCTCGCGCTGCTCGGCCCGTCGGGCAGCGGCAAGACGACGTTGCTGCGCGTGCTGTGCGGCTTCGAGCGAGCCGACGCGGGCACCATCGAGATCGGCGGACGGCTCGTGGCGGGCGACGGGCTGCACCTGCCGCCGGAACGGCGCCGTATCGGCTACGTGCCGCAGGAAGGGGCGCTGTTCCCGCACCTGTCCGTCGCCGACAACATCGTGTTCGGCCTGCCGCGCGCGCGGCGCCATGCGCGCCATCGCGTCGCCGAACTGCTCGAACTCGTCGGGCTGCCCGCGTCGTATGCGGAGCGTGCGCCGCAGCAGTTGTCGGGCGGCCAGCAGCAACGCGTCGCCCTCGCGCGCGCGCTGGCTCCCGAGCCGGGGGTCGTGATGCTGGACGAGCCGTTCTCGTCGCTCGACGCCGCGTTGCGGGCCGACACGCGTCAGGCGGTGACAGGCGCGCTCGCCGCGTCGGGCGCGACCGCGATCCTCGTCACGCACGATCAGGAGGAGGCGCTGTCGCTCGGCGACGAGGTCGCCGTGTTATGGCAGGGCCGGCTGTTGCAGACAGCCGCGCCGCAGTCGCTTTACCGGCGGCCCGCAACGCGTGAACTCGCGTCGTTCGTCGGCGACGCCATGCTGCTGCCGGGAACGATGGCCGGCAACCACGTCCGCTGCGCGCTCGGCTCGTTGCCCCTCGTCGGCTCGTCCGCTTCGTCGGGCGAGCCGACCGGCGACGTCGACGTGATGGTGCGGCCCGAACAGATCCGGATTCTGCCGCGCGGCGAGAACCGCCTGGCCGCCCCGGACGATGCGATTGAAGCGCGCGTGCGTCGCGTGACCTTTCTCGGCAGGGATGCGGCCGTGACACTGCAACTGGCCGGTTTCCCCGAGACCTTGATACGCGCGCGCGTTTCGGGGCTGGAGATGCCCAGCGAGGGCGCGAGCGTGGCAATCGCGGTGGCGGGGCCGGTCTGCGTGTACCCGGCTGAATAGCCGGCATGCGTCGGCTCCCGCCTGCGGGCGAGCAGGACGGCAACCCGCCGGCATGGCAAGCCGCATGCCGCGATGAACGGTTCGCTGGCGGAGTGCGGAACAAAATCAAGGCTAGGGGTCCGATATATCGGATGTGCGCGGGATTCGCCCGTGCCCGGCTGCGCACGTCGGTGCCGCTTGCCGTCGCTCATCAATGGTGCGGTGTCTCCCTCTTTCAGGCTGGAACGATTCGCGCGCGCTGGCACTTGACGCTACGCAAGAGATGACTGCGAGGCCATGCGTCCGACTGGTTGGCTATCGTGAACCGGGAGCGAATACAGGGCTGGCCGCGATGCGCCTGAGCGCTGCCGCCGCGTTCGCAAGGACGAGTTTTACACCGCGCGGACCGAAATCTTTCAAGCCTGAAATTGTGGGGCGGGCGGGCTTAAGAAATCCTTACGGCGAGTTCGGGTGGAACATATCCGGTCATGGCGGCATGGCCCGACGGCATTTCCCCGACCCGCATAAGCAAACCTTAAGCTTCCGGCGCGCAAGATGCCGACGTACGTCTGCGCGCCACGAAATGAGAACACTCTATGCCGAGCTGTCGCGAGCGGGGATACGCGCGACAGCCAGTCGAATCGCCGTGCTGAAATTATTCCGCGACCATCCCGTCGAGCATTTTTCTGCGGATCAGATATATCGCAGGCTGACGCACGACGAGGAGCCGCTTAGCCTGGCCAGCGTCTATCGCATCCTGTCGCAACTGCTTGGGGCAGGTCTGATCACGTGTGCTTCGCTGGGTGATTCCAGGGTCGTCTATGAACTGAATCGCGGCGAGCCTCACTATCACCTCGTCTGCAACCACTGCGGCGCAATTCACAACGTTACCGATACGACGCTGAATCTCGCGTATCAGTCCATTGCTGCACAACATCAGTTCGTGTATGCCAGCGCATCCGTGGTGGTCTTTGGGGCGTGTCCGGACTGTCAGGCGGCACGCAATCAGAAGGCGCGAAGTGGTTAGTACGGCGAGGCGGCGGCAGCGCGGTACGGTGCTCGGACCCGGTCCGCGTGATTTCAACCTGCCATAGCGGCTATCCGACGTAAGCTCCGGACCGGTGCAAAGCCATCGGCAGAGGCGCGGTGCAGGCGTCGAGGGCCGCGCGCCCACTCGTGTGAACCTGCCTACGTTTCACTCCAGACGCGCAGCAGGTGATGGCGGTCGGCGAGTTCGCGATTGAGCAGGTTGAGCTGAACGTCGTACCGACTGGAATGGCAGGCCGCCATCACGTCGACGCGGACATAACCCGGCACTCTCACGATGTTGTCGTTAGCGGGGTAGCGAGACGACATATAGATCGGCCCGCCGCCGATTTCCCAATGCCCGACCGGCTTGTACGTCACCCACAGCGTTGCCATGTGACGGGGAGTGTTCGGCAGGGTATTGCCCTGCGTTCCAGCAAACGCGTTGACGACCTCGCTGATCAGCGGCACGATCGCTATCGTCCCGGTCGGTAGCCCCGGGCCGGTGACGCGATAGCCCTGATTGGTGCAGGTCTCGTGACCGACATCGACGCCAGCGACGATCTTGTGCTTCATCCAGCCGCTACCGGACGTGCCTTCGATATCGGTCGAGTTATAGACAGAATGATCGTTGATGACGCGACAGCGGCTGACGAGGCCCACGTCAAGGGACGACAGTGGCAGGCCAGCAGCATCGATCTCGGCCTGAACGATCGCGGCGTGGATTTGCTGGAGGAAAGCGGGGACGTCGCGCTACGCGTCGGCCGGCGCAATGATACGAGCCTGGCAGCCCACCTTTCTGGCGGCCGAAGCCCTTACAGCCGTCACGCATTGACGCAACGGGCGTTACGGAAGGATGCAACGCCCGTCACGGCAGTCGCCCAATCGCTCGACTATAGGTCCTGAAGCGCGTTCAGACGCGTCACCGGCCATTCGCCGCGCGGCGGGTGTAGGGAGCAGCCTGAATCATCGATAAAAAATCAATAAGGCGTCCCGCCAGGCTGAATCACGAAAGGCGACGGCTCGCTCGCCAAACCGTTGACCGTCGTCCCGCCGTTATGGATCGCCGGGAACAGCGACTGCATGTTCTGCGGAAACGGCAGCGCGGGCCGGGTCAGGTTATCCAGATGCGCCAGTTCCTCTGCCGTCAACGTGATGTCGGCCGACTTCAGGTTGTCGTCGAGCTGGCTCATGCGCCGTGCGCCGATGATCGTCGAACTCACGCCCGATTGCATCCGCACCCATGCCAGCGCAACGCGGGCCACCGTCGACTCGTGCGCCTGCGCGATCTTTTCGAGTTCGTCGACGAGCGCATAAGTGCGTTCGTTCAGAAGGTGCCCCATGAATGCCGCGCGATCGCCCTGCAAAGCGCTGGCCGTCGCCCGCGTGTACTTGCCCGACAGCAGACCGCTCTTGAGCGGCGACCACGGCGTAATCCCCAGCCCGAGTTCCCTGGCCATCGGCACCAGCTCGGCTTCGACGGTGCGCTCCAGCAGCGAATATTCGATCTGCAGGCCGACGAACTGCGACCAGCCGCGGAACCGGGCCGTGATGTTCGCTTCCACGACCTTCCATGCCGGCGTATCCGACACGCCGATGTAGCGCACCTTGCCCGCCCGGATCAGGTCCTCCAGCGCCGCCATCGTCTCTTCGATCGGCGTATGGACGTCCCAGTTGTGCAGCCAGTACAGGTCGATGTAATCGGTCTGCAAACGGCGCAGCGAATGCTCGCACTGGTCGATCAGCGCCTTGCGCCCGGAGCCGCCGCCATTGGGATCGCCCAGGTAGAGGTTGCCGCTGAACTTGGTCGCGATCACGAGGCGGTCGCGACGTGCGGGATGGCGGCCGATGTGGTCGCCGATGATCTTCTCCGAATGGCTCGCCGTGTAGAAGTTCGCTGTGTCGAGGAAATTGCCGCCGGCGTCGATGTAGCGATCCATGATTTGCTGGGACTCTTCGACGGACGAGCCCCATCCGAAGTCTTCGCCAAAGGTCATCGTACCGAGGCAAAGCGGGCTGACGCGCAGGCCCGAGCGGCCCAGCGTCACGTAATGATCGAGCGCCATAAATCCTCCGTGATAAAATGTTCCACGTTGAAATAGTTCAACGATTGAACTAATTTAAAGGTAAACGATTCGGATGGCAAGCATATCCGTGGGCAACGCCGATTTTGCAAAGATGTGGTCCCTTCACTACCGCCTTATTTCGTCGGTGATCGCCGGCGTCGCGCCGACCATTGCGGACCTGGGGCTGGAGGTCAAGGAACTGTTCATGCTGGCCGAGGTCGACGACCATCCGCATCCGGCCGCACTGGCCGGCGCATGCCTGATGCCGAAGCCGACTGTGACCCTGTACGTCAAACGGCTCGAAGCAGCCGGTTACCTGAAGCGCGAGATCGACAATGCGGATCTGCGCCGCCATCGGCTTACGTTGACGGCCGACGGCCGCAAGGTGATGACGCGCGGCATGTCGATGCTGTCGGAGGCGTTCGGAGCACGCCTCGACCGCCTGAACGCCACGGAACAGCGAGCATTGCGCACGTTGCTCGAAAAGCTGGTGTGAAGCCTTCGTGATTCGCAGCGCCGAAACCTGTGTCATCGGCGTGACGCCGAGCGTCTTGCGAAACAGCCGAACCGGTGGCGATGCGCTGACATTCGCGGCAACCGCCAGCCCGGAAAGAGAGAAGTCGCGCGTGAGATCGCCGTCGATCCATGCGGTCGCGACCCGGACCCGCCGACCGACGTCGTGAAATGGATATTCCGAGCCCGCAAAGTCATTCTCGTTTTCAGCGGATGACGTCGGTACAGCGCGTCATCCGCCCGCCGCATCACTCGCCCAGATAAGCGGCCCGCACCTTCGGATCGTCGAGCATCTGCTTCGCGTCGCCTTCCATCGTGACAAGGCCGGAGTCCATCACGTACCCGCGATTCGCCGCCTGCAACGCGAGCCGCGCGTTCTGCTCCACCAGCAGCACCGTGATCCCCTCCTTCGAGATCTCCCGCACCACCTCGAAGATCTTCTCCACCATGATCGGCGACAGCCCCATCGACGGCTCGTCCAGCAGCAGCAGCTTCGGCTTGCTGATGATCGCCCGCGCCATCGCCAGCATCTGCTGCTCGCCGCCCGACAGCGTGCCCGCCAGCTGCGCCGCGCGCTCCTTCAGCCGCGGGAAGAACCCGAACATCCGCTCGACGTCGCGCTTGATGCCGTCCGTGTCGTTGCGCAGGTACGCGCCCATCTGCATGTTCTCGACGATCGACATCCGCGCGAAGATGCCCCGCCCTTCCGGCACCATCGCGAGACCCCGCTTGAGCAGCTCGTGCGCCGGCACGCCGCGGATCGACTGCCCCATGTACTCGATGTCGCCCGCCGAGTACGGTTTGAGCCCCGT contains:
- a CDS encoding ABC transporter permease, whose protein sequence is MSANAGRQGASAVAAGPAGANTRRVRAVRPRRAPRALLAAAALGPALVLLPVALTFWRALSFGAADAVELLWRPLVGELLVNTLAITVAGTISSAIVGTALAWFVERTDLPGRRGWALLAAAPLAMPAFVTSYAWVSLSLDLQDFAGALLVITTAYFPLVYLPVAAALRGLDPSLEECARVLGCSRWTTFTRVVLPQLRPALFGSMLLVALGVMSEFGAFALLRFRTFTTEIYAEYRTSFDGGGASLLASVLIVLCLACVVVEFRVRGSARYARIDRGVRRAPLRHALGRWRWPAAAGFAALNVVTLGVPLAMIGYWLTQPGAAAVTVADVSPALLLSTTFASLWLGLLAACVTTLLALPLAYLLTHYPGRLATFAERTAFLSQGVPGLVIGLAIVSLAVRALQPLYQGTTLLIAAYAILFLPLALVSVRAALLQSQQRLEDTARSLGLSRLATLRRVVMPLASPGLGAAAAMVFISVVTELNATLLLVPIGTRTLAMQVWADTTTLAFAAAAPYAALLTGLSLAGSGLLFAFAGRSALARGVSRGPGPG
- a CDS encoding ABC transporter ATP-binding protein, with protein sequence MSAFQITGLHKSFDGHAVLEDIDLAVKAGTLLALLGPSGSGKTTLLRVLCGFERADAGTIEIGGRLVAGDGLHLPPERRRIGYVPQEGALFPHLSVADNIVFGLPRARRHARHRVAELLELVGLPASYAERAPQQLSGGQQQRVALARALAPEPGVVMLDEPFSSLDAALRADTRQAVTGALAASGATAILVTHDQEEALSLGDEVAVLWQGRLLQTAAPQSLYRRPATRELASFVGDAMLLPGTMAGNHVRCALGSLPLVGSSASSGEPTGDVDVMVRPEQIRILPRGENRLAAPDDAIEARVRRVTFLGRDAAVTLQLAGFPETLIRARVSGLEMPSEGASVAIAVAGPVCVYPAE
- a CDS encoding Fur family transcriptional regulator: MRTLYAELSRAGIRATASRIAVLKLFRDHPVEHFSADQIYRRLTHDEEPLSLASVYRILSQLLGAGLITCASLGDSRVVYELNRGEPHYHLVCNHCGAIHNVTDTTLNLAYQSIAAQHQFVYASASVVVFGACPDCQAARNQKARSG
- a CDS encoding TonB-dependent receptor domain-containing protein, which translates into the protein MKHKIVAGVDVGHETCTNQGYRVTGPGLPTGTIAIVPLISEVVNAFAGTQGNTLPNTPRHMATLWVTYKPVGHWEIGGGPIYMSSRYPANDNIVRVPGYVRVDVMAACHSSRYDVQLNLLNRELADRHHLLRVWSET
- a CDS encoding aldo/keto reductase codes for the protein MALDHYVTLGRSGLRVSPLCLGTMTFGEDFGWGSSVEESQQIMDRYIDAGGNFLDTANFYTASHSEKIIGDHIGRHPARRDRLVIATKFSGNLYLGDPNGGGSGRKALIDQCEHSLRRLQTDYIDLYWLHNWDVHTPIEETMAALEDLIRAGKVRYIGVSDTPAWKVVEANITARFRGWSQFVGLQIEYSLLERTVEAELVPMARELGLGITPWSPLKSGLLSGKYTRATASALQGDRAAFMGHLLNERTYALVDELEKIAQAHESTVARVALAWVRMQSGVSSTIIGARRMSQLDDNLKSADITLTAEELAHLDNLTRPALPFPQNMQSLFPAIHNGGTTVNGLASEPSPFVIQPGGTPY
- a CDS encoding MarR family winged helix-turn-helix transcriptional regulator, encoding MGNADFAKMWSLHYRLISSVIAGVAPTIADLGLEVKELFMLAEVDDHPHPAALAGACLMPKPTVTLYVKRLEAAGYLKREIDNADLRRHRLTLTADGRKVMTRGMSMLSEAFGARLDRLNATEQRALRTLLEKLV
- a CDS encoding ABC transporter ATP-binding protein translates to MATAMLKIKGLQVNYGGIQAVKGVDLQVDEGELVTLIGANGAGKTTTMKAITGLKPYSAGDIEYMGQSIRGVPAHELLKRGLAMVPEGRGIFARMSIVENMQMGAYLRNDTDGIKRDVERMFGFFPRLKERAAQLAGTLSGGEQQMLAMARAIISKPKLLLLDEPSMGLSPIMVEKIFEVVREISKEGITVLLVEQNARLALQAANRGYVMDSGLVTMEGDAKQMLDDPKVRAAYLGE